In the Arachis ipaensis cultivar K30076 chromosome B10, Araip1.1, whole genome shotgun sequence genome, one interval contains:
- the LOC107620705 gene encoding uncharacterized protein LOC107620705, whose amino-acid sequence MTEDTTRSDGLGRGTRWRLVYEVEAVREVVVVLRDWRPTRITSGVQGPITLETFLKVNPPKFKGATNPIEADTWFQAMEHALQAQLVPEEQCVEFTTYLLTGEASHWWQRARGFLQQEDDPITWDAFQVKFYKKYFPNSARTAKELELLQLKQGAMSVSKYTEKFEELFRFSRMCHGASRDFEEWKFIKYEGGLQSDILSSVGPVEIRTFSELMNKIRVVKECMKKAAAEKGCHRGPFQQNRGRDFTPRGQDFKRAGYNPQPLTNGFFCR is encoded by the exons gaaccagatggcgcctcgtgtaTGAGGTCGAGGCCGTAAGAGAGGTCGTAGTAGTACTCAGGGATTGGAGACCAACCCGAATAACCAG tggagttcagggcccgataaCACTAgaaaccttcttaaaggttaatccacctaagtttaAGGGAGCCACCAATCCGATTGAAGCCGATAcctggtttcaggctatggagcaTGCACTGCAAGCGCAATTGGTACCTGAAGAGCAATGTGTTGAATTcactacctatttgctcactggggaagcatcgcattggtggcagaGAGCCCGAGGTTTCCTACAGCAGGAGGATGACCCTATCACCTGGGATGCTTTCCAGgtgaaattttataaaaagtacTTTCCAAATTCTGCCAGGACGGCTAAGGAACTTGAGTTACTGCAACTGAAGCAGGGTGCTATGTCCGTGTCTAAGTATACAGAaaaatttgaggagctattcagaTTTTCCCGCATGTGTCACGGAGCTTCGagagacttcgaggaatggaagttcattaagtatgaaggagggctccaGAGTGATATcttaagttcagtgggaccaGTGGAGATCAGAACTTTCTCAGAGTTGATGAATAAGATCAGGGTTGTTAAAGAGTGTATGAAAAAGGCGGCTGCAGAGAAAGGATGTCATAGGGGACCTTTTCAACAGAACCGAGGGAGGGACTTTACTCCAAGGGGTCAAGATTTTAAGAGAGCAGGTTATAATCCACAGCCCCTGACGAACGGGtttttctgtcggtaa